One Solibacillus sp. R5-41 DNA segment encodes these proteins:
- the glmS gene encoding glutamine--fructose-6-phosphate transaminase (isomerizing) — protein sequence MCGIVGYNGVLDAKEILLKGLEKLEYRGYDSAGIAVHNEEGVTIFKEKGRIADLRKAVNEDVEANVGIGHTRWATHGVPNRLNAHPHTSASGRYTLVHNGVIENYHLLQKAYLKGIQMNSDTDTEVIVQLVDLFAKEGLSTVEAFRKTLSLLHGSYALALLDNEDCETIYVAKNKSPLLVGVGETFNVIASDAMAMLQVTDQFIELHDKEVVIIRKDHVEISTLGGRLIEREPYTAQLDAADIEKGTYAHYMLKEMDEQPTVIRKIIQAYENETDVTIDTNILQALAAADRLYIIAAGTSYHAGLIGKQYFEKIAGIPVEVHIASEFGYNMPLLSEKPLFIFISQSGETADSRQVLVKIKALGYEALTITNVQGSTLSREADYTLLLHAGPEIAVASTKAYVAQVAVLAVTAYAVAKEMDIVIDFDLKQELAIVANAIQTIIDSKDVIEQIAEDYLKIARNAFFIGRNIDFCVSLEGALKLKEISYIQAEGFAGGELKHGTIALIEEGTPVFALVTQKDVALNIRGNVKEVVARGANACILSMLGMEEEGDTLVIPKVNDLLTPLVSVVPLQLISYYAALHRRCDVDKPRNLAKSVTVE from the coding sequence ATGTGTGGAATTGTTGGATATAATGGCGTTTTAGACGCGAAGGAAATTTTATTAAAAGGCTTAGAAAAATTAGAGTACCGAGGCTATGACTCAGCAGGTATTGCGGTGCACAATGAAGAGGGCGTAACTATCTTCAAGGAAAAGGGACGCATCGCAGACCTACGTAAAGCTGTAAATGAAGACGTAGAAGCAAATGTTGGAATCGGGCATACACGTTGGGCAACGCATGGTGTACCAAACCGTTTAAATGCGCATCCTCATACGAGTGCATCGGGTCGCTATACATTAGTGCACAACGGCGTCATTGAAAACTATCACTTATTACAAAAAGCCTATTTAAAAGGTATTCAAATGAATTCAGATACAGATACAGAAGTGATTGTTCAATTAGTTGATTTATTCGCAAAGGAAGGGCTGTCAACAGTAGAAGCTTTCCGCAAAACATTATCATTACTACATGGCTCTTATGCATTAGCACTTTTAGATAATGAAGATTGTGAAACGATTTATGTTGCCAAAAATAAATCACCATTGCTCGTTGGAGTTGGGGAAACATTTAATGTGATTGCTTCGGATGCAATGGCTATGCTACAAGTAACTGATCAATTTATCGAGCTACATGATAAAGAAGTTGTCATTATTCGAAAAGATCATGTTGAAATTTCGACACTAGGTGGCCGTCTTATAGAGCGTGAGCCATATACAGCACAACTCGACGCTGCGGATATTGAAAAAGGGACTTATGCGCACTATATGTTAAAAGAAATGGATGAGCAGCCAACTGTTATTCGTAAAATCATTCAAGCGTATGAGAACGAAACAGACGTTACAATTGATACGAATATTTTACAAGCACTTGCAGCAGCGGATCGTTTATATATTATCGCAGCAGGCACAAGCTACCACGCTGGTTTAATCGGGAAACAATACTTTGAAAAAATCGCAGGCATCCCAGTGGAAGTGCATATAGCGAGTGAATTTGGCTACAACATGCCGTTATTATCGGAAAAACCGTTGTTTATCTTCATTTCACAATCAGGTGAAACAGCGGATAGTCGCCAAGTATTAGTTAAAATTAAAGCACTTGGCTATGAAGCATTAACAATTACAAACGTACAAGGCTCAACACTTTCTCGTGAAGCCGACTACACATTATTGTTACATGCAGGTCCAGAAATTGCGGTTGCCTCAACAAAGGCTTATGTTGCGCAGGTGGCCGTATTAGCGGTGACGGCATATGCAGTTGCAAAAGAAATGGATATTGTGATTGATTTTGACTTAAAGCAAGAACTCGCAATCGTTGCAAATGCAATTCAAACAATTATTGATTCAAAAGATGTGATAGAGCAAATCGCCGAGGATTACTTAAAGATCGCGCGCAATGCGTTTTTCATCGGGCGTAATATTGACTTCTGTGTATCATTAGAGGGCGCATTAAAGCTAAAAGAGATTTCTTATATTCAGGCTGAAGGTTTTGCTGGTGGGGAATTAAAACATGGTACAATTGCGCTTATCGAAGAAGGTACACCTGTATTTGCACTCGTAACGCAAAAAGATGTTGCACTAAACATTCGCGGTAATGTGAAGGAAGTTGTAGCGCGCGGCGCAAACGCATGCATCCTCTCTATGCTTGGCATGGAAGAAGAAGGCGATACATTAGTCATTCCAAAAGTAAATGACCTACTAACGCCACTTGTATCAGTAGTACCACTCCAATTAATCAGTTACTATGCAGCATTACATCGCCGCTGTGACGTTGATAAGCCGAGGAATTTAGCTAAGAGTGTTACGGTTGAGTAG
- a CDS encoding YbbR-like domain-containing protein, whose protein sequence is MDKLFDSPWILRLTALTLAALLFFYVQTEMKKGVDSGSANETDIITNVPLEVYYDESNLFVTGVPDTVNVKISGPTPIVLKTKLEKDFKVFVNLNSLLIGEHSVTIQQENFSEKLNVEIEPRSINVIIEEKVVGDFRVEPDMNNSLVADDYIVNNMTANPSRVSITGAKSVINSISYVKATVTGEKGMKESFEQDATVKVLDRDLNKLDVQISPEKVKVKVDMSEYSRDFPLTIKQIGETAEGVTIEKLTTEPSKIAVYGTKSVIDSISEVLVEVDLSKIKQSGPYEFNVTLPTGATKLSQGKVIVHADVVKELVNPNESTESPTEDGVSTDGTEDN, encoded by the coding sequence ATGGATAAATTATTCGATAGCCCATGGATACTACGTTTAACAGCATTAACTTTGGCTGCCTTATTATTTTTCTATGTCCAAACAGAGATGAAAAAGGGCGTCGATTCAGGCTCAGCTAATGAAACGGATATCATAACAAATGTACCGCTAGAAGTTTATTATGATGAAAGCAATTTATTCGTTACGGGGGTACCTGATACGGTTAATGTCAAAATTTCTGGACCGACGCCAATCGTGTTAAAGACAAAGCTTGAGAAGGATTTTAAAGTGTTTGTTAATTTAAACTCATTGTTAATTGGCGAGCATAGCGTTACAATACAGCAAGAAAACTTTTCTGAAAAACTAAATGTCGAAATCGAACCTAGATCCATTAATGTAATAATCGAAGAAAAGGTCGTAGGAGATTTTCGAGTTGAGCCAGATATGAATAATAGTCTTGTAGCGGATGATTACATCGTAAATAACATGACGGCCAATCCAAGTCGCGTATCCATTACCGGAGCAAAAAGTGTTATAAATAGCATTAGCTATGTGAAAGCAACTGTTACAGGTGAAAAGGGCATGAAAGAATCCTTTGAGCAGGATGCAACTGTTAAGGTATTAGATCGTGACCTAAATAAGCTGGACGTACAAATAAGTCCAGAGAAAGTAAAAGTGAAAGTCGATATGAGTGAATATAGTCGAGATTTTCCGCTTACAATTAAACAAATAGGTGAAACAGCTGAAGGGGTAACGATTGAAAAATTGACGACCGAACCTTCAAAAATTGCTGTTTACGGGACTAAATCAGTAATTGATTCAATTTCAGAAGTTTTGGTAGAAGTGGACCTTTCTAAAATCAAACAATCAGGACCTTATGAATTTAATGTGACTTTACCAACAGGTGCAACAAAACTATCACAAGGAAAAGTAATTGTTCATGCGGATGTTGTAAAAGAGTTAGTAAATCCAAATGAATCAACAGAAAGCCCAACTGAAGATGGAGTTAGTACAGATGGGACAGAGGATAATTGA
- the rocF gene encoding arginase, translating to MGKKNVSIIGVPCDYGQQRRGVDMGPSAIRYAGLQNRLTVLGYSVEDEGNIHVIDQTSNVQADAQLLNLDEVVKVNTALARKVNEVVEKHRMPLVLGGDHSIAIGTLAGLSKHYQNMGVIWFDAHADLNTPETTPSGNIHGMPLATSLGLGHERLTTILHDGPKIKQENIIIIGGRSIDEGERKLIKERRIKVYTMYDIDRLGMTYVMEETLAYFREKKIDGLHLSLDLDALDPLYTPGVGTPVAGGITYRESHLAMEMIQESGLLTSAEFVEVNPILDERNKTADVAVALIGSLFGETLV from the coding sequence ATGGGGAAAAAGAATGTTTCAATTATTGGGGTGCCATGTGATTATGGACAACAAAGACGTGGAGTAGATATGGGGCCGAGTGCAATTCGTTATGCGGGGTTACAAAATCGTTTAACGGTACTTGGTTATAGCGTAGAGGATGAGGGCAATATTCATGTAATAGATCAGACATCGAATGTACAGGCGGATGCGCAATTATTAAATTTAGATGAGGTTGTCAAAGTAAATACAGCATTAGCTAGGAAAGTGAATGAAGTAGTTGAAAAGCATCGTATGCCTTTAGTTTTAGGAGGAGATCATAGCATCGCAATTGGGACGCTTGCAGGTCTATCCAAGCATTATCAAAACATGGGGGTTATTTGGTTTGATGCGCATGCGGATTTAAATACGCCTGAAACGACCCCGTCTGGAAATATACATGGTATGCCGCTTGCAACAAGCTTAGGTCTTGGTCATGAGAGATTGACGACGATTTTACATGACGGACCTAAAATTAAGCAAGAGAATATCATTATTATTGGTGGTCGCTCAATTGACGAGGGCGAACGTAAACTCATAAAAGAACGTAGAATTAAGGTATATACTATGTATGATATTGATCGATTAGGCATGACGTACGTAATGGAAGAAACGCTAGCCTATTTCCGTGAGAAGAAAATTGACGGATTACACTTATCATTAGATTTAGATGCACTTGACCCACTTTATACACCAGGAGTAGGAACTCCGGTAGCGGGGGGGATTACGTATCGTGAAAGTCACTTAGCGATGGAAATGATTCAGGAATCCGGTCTACTCACATCGGCAGAGTTCGTGGAAGTAAACCCAATTTTAGATGAGCGCAATAAAACAGCAGATGTGGCGGTGGCATTGATAGGTTCGCTTTTTGGAGAAACATTAGTTTGA
- the sigW gene encoding RNA polymerase sigma factor SigW yields the protein MDALVNKRIKQVLKGDQNAYADIVNLYQHKLYQVCYRMLGNKQEAEDIAQEAFIRAYINLHSYDQNRKFSTWLYRIATNLCIDRIRKKKPDYYLDAEVAGTEGLNMYSQIAVDEQLPEEAVEQMELQDRIQYEISRLPDKYRSVIVLKYIEELSLLEISEILDMPLGTVKTRIHRGREALRKQLNNV from the coding sequence ATGGATGCGTTAGTTAATAAAAGAATAAAGCAAGTGCTTAAAGGTGATCAAAACGCATATGCCGATATTGTTAACCTCTACCAGCACAAGCTGTACCAAGTTTGTTATCGTATGCTGGGCAATAAACAAGAAGCGGAAGATATTGCACAGGAAGCGTTTATACGTGCCTATATCAATCTTCATTCGTATGATCAAAATCGAAAATTCTCTACCTGGCTTTACCGAATTGCAACCAATTTATGTATCGATCGCATACGCAAAAAAAAGCCGGATTATTATTTAGATGCAGAAGTTGCGGGGACAGAGGGATTGAATATGTATTCTCAAATCGCAGTGGATGAACAGTTACCTGAAGAGGCTGTTGAGCAAATGGAACTTCAGGATCGTATTCAATACGAAATTAGCCGCTTACCAGATAAATATCGTTCCGTAATCGTCCTAAAATACATCGAAGAATTATCGTTACTTGAGATTAGTGAAATATTAGATATGCCGCTTGGTACAGTGAAAACACGTATTCATCGGGGACGTGAAGCACTGAGAAAGCAATTAAACAACGTATAG
- the glmM gene encoding phosphoglucosamine mutase, with protein MGKYFGTDGVRGVANSELTPEFAFKLGRIGGYVLTKDSKDRPKVLIGRDTRISGEMLEGALVAGLLSIGAEVMRLGVISTPGVAYLSRVMNAEAGVMISASHNPVADNGIKFFGPDGFKLTDAQEAEIEALIDAEEDTLPRPVGADIGSVSDYFEGGQKYISYLKQTVDEDFEGLHVGLDCAHGATSSLATHLFADLEADISMMGSSPTGLNINDGVGSTHPEKLAAFVLERGAHVGLAFDGDGDRLIAVDENGQIVDGDQIMFIIGKYLNTKGRLNKNTIVSTVMSNMGFYKAVEENGMTSVQTAVGDRYVVEEMRANDYNVGGEQSGHIVFLDYNTTGDGLLTGIQLVSIMKATEKKLSELAGEMTIFPQRLVNVRVTDKHAVTQNEKVAAVIAEVEAEMAGNGRVLVRSSGTEPLVRVMVEAATEEACETYVNRIADVVRAEMGLVE; from the coding sequence ATGGGTAAATATTTCGGAACAGATGGTGTTCGAGGTGTCGCGAATAGTGAATTGACGCCAGAGTTTGCGTTCAAATTAGGTCGAATTGGAGGCTATGTTTTAACAAAGGATTCAAAAGATCGACCAAAAGTATTAATCGGGCGTGATACACGTATTTCTGGAGAGATGTTAGAAGGCGCATTAGTAGCAGGGCTGCTTTCAATTGGAGCGGAGGTTATGCGCTTAGGTGTTATTAGTACACCAGGTGTTGCATATTTATCTCGCGTGATGAATGCAGAAGCAGGTGTTATGATTTCGGCTTCACATAATCCTGTCGCGGATAACGGCATTAAATTTTTCGGACCAGATGGCTTTAAATTGACGGATGCACAAGAAGCAGAAATTGAAGCATTAATTGATGCGGAAGAAGACACATTACCACGTCCAGTAGGAGCTGACATTGGTTCAGTGAGCGACTATTTCGAAGGTGGACAAAAATATATTTCTTACTTAAAACAAACGGTTGATGAAGATTTTGAGGGACTTCATGTGGGATTAGACTGCGCGCATGGTGCAACTTCTTCATTAGCAACGCATTTATTTGCTGATTTAGAGGCAGATATTTCAATGATGGGCTCATCACCAACAGGTTTAAATATTAATGATGGTGTCGGCTCCACTCATCCTGAAAAACTTGCCGCATTTGTATTAGAGCGCGGTGCACATGTAGGTTTAGCATTTGATGGTGACGGTGACCGTTTAATTGCAGTTGATGAAAATGGTCAAATCGTGGATGGCGATCAAATTATGTTCATCATTGGTAAATACTTAAATACAAAAGGTCGTTTAAATAAAAATACGATTGTCTCAACGGTTATGAGTAATATGGGCTTCTACAAAGCAGTAGAGGAAAATGGCATGACAAGTGTGCAAACAGCTGTTGGTGACCGATACGTAGTTGAAGAAATGCGTGCAAATGACTATAATGTTGGCGGCGAGCAATCGGGTCATATCGTATTTTTAGATTATAATACGACTGGTGATGGCTTACTTACAGGAATTCAACTTGTCAGCATTATGAAAGCAACAGAAAAAAAACTTTCTGAGCTTGCAGGTGAAATGACGATTTTCCCACAACGTTTAGTAAATGTGCGTGTAACAGATAAGCATGCTGTAACGCAAAACGAAAAAGTAGCAGCAGTAATTGCTGAAGTGGAAGCAGAAATGGCTGGTAACGGTCGTGTGTTAGTACGCTCATCAGGTACAGAACCTTTAGTCCGTGTCATGGTAGAAGCAGCAACAGAAGAAGCGTGCGAAACGTATGTAAATCGTATTGCAGATGTTGTACGTGCTGAAATGGGATTAGTAGAATAA
- the cdaA gene encoding diadenylate cyclase CdaA — protein MQLVEQFTDITAVEVIFKLLDVLLVWYVIYKALTLIKGTKAVQLLKGLFVIVLAKIATYIFGLNTLDWLLQEVIDWGFLAIIIIFQPEIRRALEQIGRGKIFQRTNIQQEDEQTRLVVAMKKSVSYMAKRRIGALISIEKETGLNEYVETGIRMDAQISSELLINIFIPNTPLHDGAVLIQKDKISASACYLPLSESAFISKELGTRHRAALGLSEVTDAITIIVSEETGAISITANGNLHRNLSLTEFEELLRKMWFGPEQDSNLASKWTWGGKKNG, from the coding sequence ATGCAATTAGTTGAGCAATTTACAGATATAACCGCTGTAGAGGTTATATTTAAGTTATTGGACGTACTGCTTGTATGGTACGTAATTTATAAAGCATTAACCCTCATAAAAGGAACAAAGGCTGTTCAATTATTAAAAGGGTTATTTGTCATTGTTTTAGCCAAAATTGCGACGTATATATTTGGACTCAATACGCTCGATTGGCTGTTACAAGAAGTCATTGATTGGGGTTTCTTAGCAATCATCATTATCTTCCAACCTGAAATTCGTCGTGCCCTTGAACAAATCGGTCGAGGTAAAATTTTTCAGCGAACGAATATTCAGCAAGAAGATGAACAAACACGTTTAGTCGTAGCGATGAAGAAATCCGTAAGCTATATGGCAAAACGTCGCATCGGTGCCCTTATTTCGATTGAAAAAGAAACGGGGCTTAATGAGTATGTGGAAACGGGGATTAGGATGGATGCCCAAATTTCCTCGGAGCTATTGATTAATATCTTTATTCCGAATACGCCGTTACATGATGGTGCAGTACTTATTCAAAAAGATAAAATTTCAGCATCGGCATGTTATTTACCACTTTCAGAAAGCGCATTTATTTCAAAGGAGCTAGGTACACGTCACCGAGCTGCACTTGGGTTAAGTGAGGTAACAGATGCGATTACAATAATTGTGTCAGAGGAAACGGGTGCGATTAGTATTACAGCAAACGGCAACCTACATCGTAATTTGTCACTGACGGAATTTGAAGAGTTATTACGCAAAATGTGGTTTGGCCCTGAGCAAGATTCAAACTTAGCTTCTAAGTGGACTTGGGGAGGGAAAAAGAATGGATAA
- a CDS encoding anti-sigma factor, with protein MKMCPSQIVNFMHEYLDGDISREHEQELKYHLQACQDCQQHMHELSDTIAFIKSAAHITAPPSFEDQVIKRLPKRKNSVGIKRWFRQHPVLVAAAVFCLFMSATLLGSFPDDDQFSVTKQPNLVVNGQTVIVPAGEVVKGDIVVKNGDIVIEGEVDGDVTVINGNYMASTAVVTGQVKEIDEAFGWLWYKIKKGFDDFTNLFE; from the coding sequence ATGAAAATGTGTCCGTCACAAATCGTGAATTTTATGCACGAATATTTAGATGGCGATATTAGTCGCGAGCATGAGCAAGAATTAAAGTACCATTTACAAGCATGCCAAGATTGCCAACAACATATGCATGAATTAAGTGACACAATTGCGTTTATTAAGAGCGCAGCGCATATTACTGCCCCGCCTAGCTTTGAGGATCAAGTAATAAAGCGTCTACCAAAACGCAAAAATTCAGTAGGCATTAAACGTTGGTTCCGTCAGCATCCAGTTCTTGTTGCAGCTGCTGTATTTTGCTTATTTATGAGTGCCACTTTGCTTGGCAGTTTCCCTGATGACGATCAATTTTCTGTTACAAAGCAACCCAATTTAGTCGTGAATGGTCAAACTGTCATTGTTCCGGCAGGTGAGGTTGTAAAAGGGGATATCGTTGTCAAAAACGGTGACATTGTTATTGAAGGAGAAGTAGATGGTGATGTAACGGTAATAAATGGCAATTATATGGCGTCAACAGCGGTTGTAACAGGTCAAGTTAAAGAAATTGATGAAGCATTTGGCTGGTTATGGTATAAAATTAAAAAAGGATTTGATGATTTTACTAATTTGTTCGAATAA